A single Biomphalaria glabrata chromosome 2, xgBioGlab47.1, whole genome shotgun sequence DNA region contains:
- the LOC129924697 gene encoding bifunctional endo-1,4-beta-xylanase XylA-like, whose amino-acid sequence MEEISGTRNKDGDQWNKEKRWRRSVEQGKMMEEISGTRNKDGGDQWNKEKRWRRSVEQGTKMEEISGTRNKDGGDQWNNEQRWRRSVEQGTKLEEISGTRNKDGGDQWNKEKRWRRSVEQGTMMEEISGTRNKDGGDQWNKEKRWRRSVEQGTKMEEISGTRNKDGGDQWNNEQRWRRSVEQGTKLEEISGTRNKDGGDQWNKEKNGGDQWNNEQRWRRSVEQGTKMEEISGTRNKDGGDQWNNEQRWRRSVEQGTKLEEISGTRNKDGGDQWNKEKNGGDQWNNEQRWRRSVEQGTKMEEISGTRKKMEDISGTRNNDGGDQWNKEQRWRRSVERGKKMEEISRTRNKGGGGQLNKDQRWWRSVEQGTKMEEISGTISKDGGDQ is encoded by the coding sequence ATGGAGGAGATCAGTGGAACAAGGAACAAAGATGGAGATCAGTGGAACAAGGAAAaaagatggaggagatcagtgGAACAAGGAAAAATGATGGAGGAGATCAGTGGAACAAGGAACaaagatggaggagatcagtgGAACAAGGAAAaaagatggaggagatcagtgGAACAAGGAACaaagatggaggagatcagtgGAACAAGGAACaaagatggaggagatcagtgGAACAATGAACaaagatggaggagatcagtgGAACAAGGAACAAAGTTGGAGGAGATCAGTGGAACAAGGAACaaagatggaggagatcagtgGAACAAGGAAAaaagatggaggagatcagtgGAACAAGGAACAATGATGGAGGAGATCAGTGGAACAAGGAACaaagatggaggagatcagtgGAACAAGGAAAaaagatggaggagatcagtgGAACAAGGAACaaagatggaggagatcagtgGAACAAGGAACaaagatggaggagatcagtgGAACAATGAACaaagatggaggagatcagtgGAACAAGGAACAAAGTTGGAGGAGATCAGTGGAACAAGGAACaaagatggaggagatcagtggaacaaggaaaaaaatggTGGAGATCAGTGGAACAATGAACaaagatggaggagatcagtgGAACAAGGAACaaagatggaggagatcagtgGAACAAGGAACaaagatggaggagatcagtgGAACAATGAACaaagatggaggagatcagtgGAACAAGGAACAAAGTTGGAGGAGATCAGTGGAACAAGGAACaaagatggaggagatcagtggaacaaggaaaaaaatggTGGAGATCAGTGGAACAATGAACaaagatggaggagatcagtgGAACAAGGAACaaagatggaggagatcagtggaacaaggaaaaaaatggaGGACATCAGTGGAACAAGGAACAATGATGGAGGAGATCAGTGGAACAAGGAACaaagatggaggagatcagtgGAACGAGGAAAaaagatggaggagatcagtagaACAAGGAACAAAGGTGGAGGAGGTCAGTTAAACAAGGATCAAAGATGGTGGAGATCAGTGGAACAAGGAACAAAGATGGAAGAGATCAGTGGAACAATAAGCaaagatggaggagatcagtag